One part of the Osmerus mordax isolate fOsmMor3 chromosome 18, fOsmMor3.pri, whole genome shotgun sequence genome encodes these proteins:
- the nsun2 gene encoding RNA cytosine C(5)-methyltransferase NSUN2: MGKRSRQRQKNQQNGKPGGRDDRDNAGWGAGYADIVKENKLFEQYYQELGLVPPGEFNQFMAALREPLPATIRITGYKSHAQEILHWLKDKYFKEIQEVEIDGQKFEAPQALSWYPDELAWHTNMSRKILRKSPLLEKFHQFLVSETESGNISRQEAVSMIPPLLLKIEPHHKILDMCAAPGSKTAQLIEMLHSDMDVPFPEGFVIANDVDNKRCYLLVHQAKRLNSPCIMVVNHDASNIPRLQVDAEDGKKGILFYDRILCDVPCSGDGTMRKNIDVWKKWTTSNSLHLHGLQLRIAVRGVEQLAVGGRMVYSTCSLNPIEDEAVIASLLEKGEGALELADASAELPGLKWMPGVSSWKLMTKEGQWYKDWSEVPESRHTQIRPTMFPPPDPEKLSAMKLERCMRILPHHQNTGGFFVAVLVKTAPMPWNKRLPKLRNKDLASSSAAQREDSPGGTRPSDAPLPGPPEGAKEEEVGGSEHTVKEESGNGEQRQEPPKEGACGPPPSKKMKLFGFKEDPFVFLTEDDPVFPPIQNFYDLSPDFPKQNVLTRTHEGKKRHLYMVSKELRNVLINNSERMKVINTGVKVWSRNSDGEQFGCAFRLAQEGIYTLYPYIRSRLITVSVEDIKVLLTQENPYLSKLQDQAHSQAKQIGMGSIVLRYQPNPSNQDEPQCPIELCGWRGKTSIRAFVPRNERFHYLRMLGVEVFREKQGVGKPGAKGPTEEEGPKGEPESRDDHNGGKDDVSDSKGNGADQAAT, encoded by the exons ATGGGGAAAAGaagtagacagagacagaaaaatcAACAGAATGGGAAGCCGGGTGGGAGAGACGACAGAGACAATGCT GGCTGGGGCGCAGGCTATGCCGACATCGTCAAAGAGAACAAGCTGTTTGAGCAGTACTACCAGGAGCTTGGCTTGGTGCCCCCCGGGGAGTTTAACCAGTTCATGGCGGCCCTCAGGGAGCCACTGCCCGCCACTATCCGCATCACAGGGTACAAGAG CCACGCCCAGGAGATCCTCCACTGGCTGAAGGACAAGTATTTCAAGGAGATTCAGGAGGTGGAGATCGATGGGCAGAAGTTTGAGGCTCCACAAGCTTTGAGCTG GTACCCTGACGAGCTGGCGTGGCAcacaaacatgagcaggaagatCCTGAGGAAGTCACCTCTGCTGGAGAAGTTCCACCAGTTCCTGGTCAGCGAGACCGAGTCG GGTAACATCAGCCGTCAAGAGGCCGTCAGCATGAtcccccctctgctccttaAGATCGAGCCGCATCATAAG aTTCTGGACATGTGTGCTGCCCCGGGATCGAAAACAGCCCAGCTGATAGAGATGCTACATTCAGACATGGACGTGCCTTTCCCAG agggTTTTGTCATTGCCAACGACGTGGACAACAAGCGCTGCTACCTGCTGGTGCACCAGGCCAAGCGGCTGAACAGCCCCTGCATCATGGTGGTCAACCACGACGCCTCCAACATCCCCCGGCTGCAGGTCGACGCCGAGGACGGCAAGAAGGGCATCCTCTTCTACGACCGCATCCTCTGCGACGTGCCATGCAG CGGAGACGGCACCATGAGGAAGAACATCGACGTGTGGAAGAAGTGGACCACAAGCAACAGCCTGCACCTCCACGG GCTGCAGCTGCGTATCGCGGTGCGCGGCGTGGAACAGCTGGcggtgggagggaggatggtCTACTCCACCTGCTCCCTCAACCCCATCGAGGATGAGGCCGTCATCGCCTCCCTGCTGGAGAAGGGCGAAG GTGCGTTGGAGCTGGCCGATGCCTCAGCGGAGCTCCCAGGGCTCAAGTGGATGCCCGGGGTGTCCTCCTGGAAG ttgATGACGAAGGAGGGCCAGTGGTACAAGGACTGGTCCGAGGTCCCAGAGAGCCGACACACGCAGATCAGACCCACCATGTTCCCCCCTCCAGATCCTGAGAAACTGTCCGCCATGAAGCTTGAGagatg tATGAGGATCCTTCCTCATCACCAGAACACTGGAGGATTCTTTGTCGCTGTCCTGGTGAAAACGGCCCCCATGCCCTGGAACAAAAGACTACCTaag CTGAGGAATAAGGACCTGGCCTCCAGCTCAGCGGCCCAGAGAGAAGACTCTCCAGGGGGCACCCGTCCCTCAGACGCCCCTCTCCCCGGGCCTCCGGAGGGTgcgaaggaggaagaggtgggcgGAAGCGAGCACACCGTCAAAGAGGAGTCTGGCAATGGAGAGCAAAGGCAAGAGCCCCCCAAAGAGGGAGCGTGTGG GCCGCCGCCCTCTAAGAAGATGAAGCTgtttggtttcaaggaagatccCTTTGTGTTCCTGACCGAAGATGACCCTGTCTTCCCTCCCATACA GAACTTCTACGACCTGAGTCCGGACTTCCCCAAGCAGAACGTCCTGACCAGAACCCACGAGGGCAAGAAAAGGCACCTGTACATGGTCTCAAAAGAGCTCCGCAACGTGCTGATCAACAACAGCGAGCGCATGAAG gtcatcAACACAGGGGTGAAGGTATGGTCTCGCAACAGCGACGGGGAGCAGTTTGGCTGCGCCTTCAGACTGGCtcaggag GGCATCTACACCCTGTATCCCTACATCCGCTCCCGGCTGATCACGGTCAGCGTGGAGGACATCAAGGTGCTGCTCACACAGGAGAACCCCTACCTCAGCAAGCTCCAGGACCAAGCTCACTCGCAGGCCAAGCAGATAG GTATGGGAAGCATCGTGCTGAGGTACCAGCCTAACCCCAG tAACCAAGACGAGCCCCAGTGTCCCATcgagctgtgtggctggaggGGGAAGACCTCCATCCGAGCCTTCGTGCCCCGCAACGAGAGGTTCCACTACCTCCGCatgctgggggtggaggtgttccGAGAGAAGCAGGGCGTGGGCAAGCCAGGGGCCAAGGGCCCCACCGAGGAGGAAGGGCCgaagggagagccagagagcagGGACGACCACAACGGAGGGAAAGACGACGTCTCAGACTCCAAGGGCAACGGAGCCGATCAGGCGGCCacttga
- the srd5a1 gene encoding 3-oxo-5-alpha-steroid 4-dehydrogenase 1 isoform X1, with protein sequence MDAIIAKFFSSEEDELYVLDCMAYFMIFMAVCTFLTLLFENVPYGRYASSKYGFPVNVKFAWFVQELPAFVVPVCLLTLTSSARTSLRPNQLLLAMYFCHYVQRSLIYPFLIRGGKSTPFLSFILAFVFCVYNGYMQVRYLSHYAHYTADWIIHPCFILGSALWLVGWLVNIHSDHILRNLRKPGETGYKIPRGGLFEYVSGANFFGEITEWAGFALAGQSIHSTSFAVFTLIVLSSRAVAHHRWYLTKFEDYPKSRKALIPFVF encoded by the exons ATGGACGCCATAATTGCGAAGTTCTTCTCCTCGGAAGAAGATGAGTTGTACGTATTGGACTGCATGGCTTACTTCATGATTTTTATGGCAGTTTGCACATTCCTGACTTTACTTTTTGAGAATGTCCCATATGGCCGATATGCTTCAAGCAAATATGGATTCCCAGTGAACGTGAAATTCGCTTGGTTTGTGCAAGAGCTTCCAGCGTTTGTTGTGCCAGTATGCCTACTGACGTTGACATCCTCTGCAAGAACCTCTCTGCGGCCAAATCAGTTATTACTAGCTATGTACTTCTGTCACTATGTGCAAAG GTCTCTTATCTATCCATTTTTAATTAGAGGGGGGAAATCGACACCGTTTCTGTCTTTTATTCTGGCGTTTGTCTTCTGCGTCTACAATGGATACATGCAGGTGCGATACCTGAGTCATTATGCCCACTACACCGCAGACTGGATTATACACCCCTGTTTCATCCTAG GATCTGCTTTGTGGTTGGTGGGTTGGCTAGTAAACATCCACTCAGATCACATCTTGAGAAACCTACGGAAGCCTGGAGAGACCGGCTACAAGATACCCAGAG GTGGCCTGTTTGAGTATGTGTCTGGAGCCAACTTCTTTGGGGAGATAACAGAGTGGGCTGGGTTTGCTCTGGCTGGTCAGTCTATCCACAGCACCTCCTTCGCCGTCTTCACCCTCATAGTCCTCTCTAGCAGGGCTGTGGCACACCACAG GTGGTACCTAACTAAGTTTGAAGACTATCCGAAATCCAGGAAGGCTCTGATACCATTTGTGTTTTAA
- the srd5a1 gene encoding 3-oxo-5-alpha-steroid 4-dehydrogenase 1 isoform X2, producing MDAIIAKFFSSEEDEFKYGFPVNVKFAWFVQELPAFVVPVCLLTLTSSARTSLRPNQLLLAMYFCHYVQRSLIYPFLIRGGKSTPFLSFILAFVFCVYNGYMQVRYLSHYAHYTADWIIHPCFILGSALWLVGWLVNIHSDHILRNLRKPGETGYKIPRGGLFEYVSGANFFGEITEWAGFALAGQSIHSTSFAVFTLIVLSSRAVAHHRWYLTKFEDYPKSRKALIPFVF from the exons ATGGACGCCATAATTGCGAAGTTCTTCTCCTCGGAAGAAGATGAGTT CAAATATGGATTCCCAGTGAACGTGAAATTCGCTTGGTTTGTGCAAGAGCTTCCAGCGTTTGTTGTGCCAGTATGCCTACTGACGTTGACATCCTCTGCAAGAACCTCTCTGCGGCCAAATCAGTTATTACTAGCTATGTACTTCTGTCACTATGTGCAAAG GTCTCTTATCTATCCATTTTTAATTAGAGGGGGGAAATCGACACCGTTTCTGTCTTTTATTCTGGCGTTTGTCTTCTGCGTCTACAATGGATACATGCAGGTGCGATACCTGAGTCATTATGCCCACTACACCGCAGACTGGATTATACACCCCTGTTTCATCCTAG GATCTGCTTTGTGGTTGGTGGGTTGGCTAGTAAACATCCACTCAGATCACATCTTGAGAAACCTACGGAAGCCTGGAGAGACCGGCTACAAGATACCCAGAG GTGGCCTGTTTGAGTATGTGTCTGGAGCCAACTTCTTTGGGGAGATAACAGAGTGGGCTGGGTTTGCTCTGGCTGGTCAGTCTATCCACAGCACCTCCTTCGCCGTCTTCACCCTCATAGTCCTCTCTAGCAGGGCTGTGGCACACCACAG GTGGTACCTAACTAAGTTTGAAGACTATCCGAAATCCAGGAAGGCTCTGATACCATTTGTGTTTTAA